From the Flavobacterium gyeonganense genome, the window AATAATGCGACCAGAATACATTTTGATCTTTATCTGTTGGTCTTCCTGTATTGTATAAATTATAGTAGATAGGGCATTGTCCTACATTTCTTGGAAATGCCATTGGAAGTTTACCACTCGGATTATAATCTCCGTATAAAACCTGAGCTATTGCGTTTCCGGATTGGGTTCCTAACTGCCAGGCTTCAACAATAGCAGGGATATTTTCAGCAGCCCATGGTAATGCCAGCGGACGACCATTATTTAAAACCAAAACCACATTAGGATTTACTTTGTAAATTTCTTCTAATAATTGCTGTTGGTTTCCAGGTAAACCTATTTCGGTTCTACTGCGCCCTTCACCGCTTTGAAAACCAATTTCGCCCAGAACCATCACGACAACATCAGCATTTTTCGCTGCTTTTTTTGCTGCTTCAAATCCGGAAAAATCAGTGGTGTTGATTTTTACTTCGTCTAAAAAAGTCTGTTTGTTCAGAGCGACATCAGTTCCTTTTTCGAAAACCAAAGAATTGTTTTTGTATTGCTGCATGCCTTCAAGAACCGATATGGCGGTGTTGTCATCGGCTGCAATTCTCCAGCTTCCTAATGGACTGTTTTTATCGCTTGCCAAAGCGCCTATCAAAGCAATTTTTTGTCCGGATTTCTTTAACGGAAGTATATTTTTATCATTTTTCAACAAAACAATCGACTTTTTCGCCATGTCCAGTACGTCATCATTATTGGCTTTACTGCCAATATCTGATTTCTCTCTGGCTTCATCACAATATCTGTATGGATTGTCAAATAAACCTAATTCAAATTTTACTCTCAGGATTCTGCGTACAGCATCATTAATAACACTTTCTTTGACAGCACCTTTTTTTACTAACTGAACTAATTCTTTTACATAAATACTGGATTCCATGTCCATATCAGAACCTGCAATAACGGCTTTTTGAGCAGCATCGGCACCATTTGCAGCGTACCCGTGAGTAATCATTTCGGCTATGGATGCCCAGTCAGAAACTACAAAACCTTTAAAACCCCAGGCTCCTTTTAAAATATCCCTTTGTAAAAAGATGTTTCCGGTTGCAGGAATGCCATTCAGTGTATTAAACGAATTCATAAAAGTTCCGATTCCTGCATCTACTGTAGCTTTAAAAGGAGGTAATACTGTATTGTATAGTTTAGAATTACTCATATCAACACTATTGTAATCGCGTCCGGCTTCTACAAAACCATAACCTGCAAAATGTTTGGCACAAGCCACTATTGACGTATTTGAACCTAATTTTTCTCCCTGAAAACCATGAACTCTTGCTCTTGCAATTTTACTTCCCAAATAAGGATCTTCACCGGCACCTTCCATTACACGTCCCCATCTCGCATCGTTTGAAATATCTACATTAGGTGCAAAAGTCCAGTTTAATCCTGATGCGGAGGCTTCAAGAGCAGCAACACGGGCCGAATTTTTAATAGCCTCTAAATCCCAGCTTGCGGCTTCTGCCAATGGAATAGGGCTAAGGGTTTTGTAACCATGAATAACATCAAAACCAAAAATAAGCGGAATGCCAAGGCGGGTTTCTTCAACGGCTATTTTTTGTACGGCTCTGACTTCCTTAACTCCGCGAACGGTCAGCATAGAACCAACCAGGCCTTTCTTTAAATTATTGTATTTTTCTTCATTAGAACCTGATTCCGGTTTTGGTCCGGTAACATCCCATGAACCATTGTATTGATTCATTTGTCCTATCTTTTCTTCTAAAGTCATTTCTTTCATCAAAAGTGAAATCCGGTCTTCAATAGGTTTGTTGACATCCAGGTGTTTTTTGGTTTGGGCGTATCCGTTTCCAAAAAAAATAAGCAGTAAAAAGGAATATCTTTTAATTTGTTTTTTCATCATCGTTTTTAGTTTATAGAAAGTTTGTAAAATTATGTACAATCAGGAA encodes:
- the bglX gene encoding beta-glucosidase BglX, with the protein product MKKQIKRYSFLLLIFFGNGYAQTKKHLDVNKPIEDRISLLMKEMTLEEKIGQMNQYNGSWDVTGPKPESGSNEEKYNNLKKGLVGSMLTVRGVKEVRAVQKIAVEETRLGIPLIFGFDVIHGYKTLSPIPLAEAASWDLEAIKNSARVAALEASASGLNWTFAPNVDISNDARWGRVMEGAGEDPYLGSKIARARVHGFQGEKLGSNTSIVACAKHFAGYGFVEAGRDYNSVDMSNSKLYNTVLPPFKATVDAGIGTFMNSFNTLNGIPATGNIFLQRDILKGAWGFKGFVVSDWASIAEMITHGYAANGADAAQKAVIAGSDMDMESSIYVKELVQLVKKGAVKESVINDAVRRILRVKFELGLFDNPYRYCDEAREKSDIGSKANNDDVLDMAKKSIVLLKNDKNILPLKKSGQKIALIGALASDKNSPLGSWRIAADDNTAISVLEGMQQYKNNSLVFEKGTDVALNKQTFLDEVKINTTDFSGFEAAKKAAKNADVVVMVLGEIGFQSGEGRSRTEIGLPGNQQQLLEEIYKVNPNVVLVLNNGRPLALPWAAENIPAIVEAWQLGTQSGNAIAQVLYGDYNPSGKLPMAFPRNVGQCPIYYNLYNTGRPTDKDQNVFWSHYSDVEKTPLYPFGYGLSYTSFAYKNLKMAKTSFQKGEKIEISVEVTNIGDFDGKEVVQLYLNDPVASIVRPIKELKGFELVTLKKGETKTIQFTLTDSELGFYDNDGKFLVEPGLFNVMVGWNSNEGLTSKFEVK